The Mangifera indica cultivar Alphonso chromosome 8, CATAS_Mindica_2.1, whole genome shotgun sequence genome has a window encoding:
- the LOC123224193 gene encoding acyl transferase 4, translated as MTLSVIRSNRSLARPAEHTPSGILDLSAIDRIPVLRCNARTLHVFRHGGLEAAQVIRGALSRALVPYYPLAGRLKESNQGELQIDCCGEGAWFVEASANCTLDSVDYFNDVSSIPYDELLSDSVPKTDGMEPLVQMQVTQFTCGGFVVGLTFCHAICDGLGAAQFLNAVGEMARGLEHPSIAPVWHRDFFPLQSQLEDSTQSPNFPPPLPSYQLKHANIDISTDHISQLKQQFHESAGQTCSAFEIVAATFWRQRTRAVNFENKTEVKLVFFANCRQLLDPPLPKGFYGNCFFPVTITTSSEWLTQATMVDVVKLIQEAKSKLPFEFSEYINGDYARNGEDPFAPPLTYTTLFISEWGRLGFNQIDYGWGPPVHVVPIQGSSIIPVGIVGSLPLPNVGIRLMTWSVEEAHLQPFIHLMTTPI; from the exons ATGACTCTCAGTGTAATCAGATCAAATCGCAGCCTTGCGAGGCCGGCTGAACACACACCATCTGGAATATTGGACCTATCAGCCATCGATAGAATTCCAGTTCTTAGATGCAATGCTCGAACGTTACATGTGTTTAGACACGGCGGCCTTGAGGCAGCTCAAGTCATAAGAGGAGCTTTGTCCAGGGCTTTGGTTCCATACTATCCGCTTGCAGGAAGGCTAAAGGAGTCAAACCAAGGTGAACTTCAAATTGATTGTTGTGGAGAAGGAGCTTGGTTTGTTGAGGCATCTGCCAATTGTACCCTGGATTCTGTCGATTACTTCAATGATGTTTCATCCATCCCGTATGATGAGCTACTTTCTGATTCTGTCCCAAAAACCGATGGCATGGAACCGCTTGTTCAAATGCAG GTGACACAATTCACATGTGGTGGGTTTGTGGTTGGCCTAACGTTCTGCCATGCTATATGTGATGGCCTAGGAGCCGCACAATTCCTAAATGCTGTTGGGGAGATGGCAAGAGGCCTTGAGCATCCCAGCATAGCACCCGTTTGGCATAGGGATTTTTTCCCATTACAATCTCAACTAGAAGATTCCACTCAATCACCAAATTTTCCACCACCACTGCCAAGTTACCAGCTAAAGCATGCCAACATAGACATTTCCACGGATCACATCAGCCAGCTGAAGCAACAATTTCATGAATCAGCGGGCCAAACTTGCTCCGCCTTTGAAATTGTAGCTGCCACTTTTTGGAGACAGAGAACACGAGCAGTAAACTTTGAGAACAAAACTGAAGTGAAGCTTGTTTTCTTTGCAAATTGCCGCCAACTCTTGGACCCTCCTTTGCCTAAAGGTTTTTATGGCAACTGTTTCTTTCCCGTGACAATCACAACTTCAAGTGAATGGCTTACACAAGCAACAATGGTGGATGTGGTAAAATTGATTCAAGAAGCAAAGTCTAAGCTACCTTTTGAGTTTTCTGAATATATAAATGGAGATTATGCAAGGAACGGTGAGGACCCATTTGCACCACCTCTAACTTACACCACATTGTTTATATCAGAGTGGGGTCGACTTGGATTCAATCAGATTGACTATGGATGGGGGCCACCTGTACACGTGGTGCCAATTCAAGGGTCTAGCATCATACCTGTTGGGATTGTGGGGTCACTTCCTTTGCCCAATGTAGGCATCCGTTTGATGACGTGGAGTGTTGAGGAGGCCCACCTCCAGCCCTTCATCCATCTCATGACGACaccaatttga
- the LOC123224194 gene encoding two-pore potassium channel 5-like isoform X2, with protein MEEEPFLDFQTQPQRQLEVILEEDDHEFSFPIQQSLSTHIYNEIQEHPLQQTPQSSTTDLDKRSKKLGSLHRCKTAPAMVVLRDPKHKTPQVPKPQSESSSIIRQAVFLLSVYLLLGVAIYSFNTDNFSGVETHPVVDALYFCIVTMCTIGYGDIAPLTPATKVFACFFVLVGFGFIDILLSGLVNYVLDLQENMILTSIQMGKAEEGFSAKNYIVDVAKGRMRIRLKVGLALGVVILCIGVGTLILFFVEDLDLLDSVYLSVMSVTTVGYGDKAFKTLPGRLFAAVWLLFSTLMVARAFLYLTEARIDKRHRRIAKWALHRDITVEDLLAADINNNGFIS; from the exons ATGGAAGAAGAACCTTTTCTTGATTTCCAAACTCAACCCCAACGCCAACTCGAAGTCATTCTGGAAGAAGATGACCATGAATTCTCATTCCCAATTCAACAATCTCTCTCTACTCACATCTACAATGAAATCCAAGAACATCCACTACAACAAACACCTCAATCTTCAACAACTGATCTTGACAAACGAAGTAAGAAACTGGGTTCTCTTCACCGATGCAAAACTGCTCCAGCCATGGTGGTCCTTCGGGATCCCAAACATAAAACACCCCAAGTTCCTAAACCACAATCAGAGTCCAGCTCCATAATCAGACAAGCTGTTTTTTTGCTTTCTGTATACCTTTTACTTGGTGTTGCAATATATTCTTTCAACACGGATAATTTCTCGGGTGTGGAAACTCACCCAGTTGTTGATGCTCTCTACTTCTGTATTGTCACCATGTGCACTATTGGCTACGGTGACATCGCTCCTTTAACTCCTGCAACAAAAgtttttgcttgtttttttgTCTTGGTGGGATTTGGATTTATAGATATTTTACTAAGTGGGCTTGTGAATTATGTTCTTGATCTTCAAGAAAACATGATATTGACTAGCATACAAATGGGTAAAGCTGAAGAAGGATTTTctgcaaaaaattatattgttgaCGTGGCCAAAGGAAGGATGAGGATAAGACTGAAAGTTGGTTTGGCACTTGGCGTTGTGATTTTGTGTATTGGAGTGGGAACTTTAATCTTGTTCTTCGTGGAGGATCTTGATTTGCTTGATTCGGTTTATTTATCAGTTATGTCGGTGACTACAGTTGGGTATGGAGACAAGGCGTTTAAGACCTTACCAGGACGGTTATTTGCGGCAGTTTGGCTTCTGTTTTCGACCCTGATGGTAGCGAGGGCGTTTTTGTACTTGACTGAGGCAAGAATTGATAAGAGGCACAGGAGGATTGCTAAGTGGGCGTTGCACAGAGATATCACTGTTGAGGATTTGCTTGCTGCTGATATCAATAACAATGGCTTCATTAG CTGA
- the LOC123224194 gene encoding two-pore potassium channel 5-like isoform X1, giving the protein MEEEPFLDFQTQPQRQLEVILEEDDHEFSFPIQQSLSTHIYNEIQEHPLQQTPQSSTTDLDKRSKKLGSLHRCKTAPAMVVLRDPKHKTPQVPKPQSESSSIIRQAVFLLSVYLLLGVAIYSFNTDNFSGVETHPVVDALYFCIVTMCTIGYGDIAPLTPATKVFACFFVLVGFGFIDILLSGLVNYVLDLQENMILTSIQMGKAEEGFSAKNYIVDVAKGRMRIRLKVGLALGVVILCIGVGTLILFFVEDLDLLDSVYLSVMSVTTVGYGDKAFKTLPGRLFAAVWLLFSTLMVARAFLYLTEARIDKRHRRIAKWALHRDITVEDLLAADINNNGFISKSEYVIYKLKEMGKIGEKDIMQICNQFSKLDPSNFGKITLPRLLEDRF; this is encoded by the exons ATGGAAGAAGAACCTTTTCTTGATTTCCAAACTCAACCCCAACGCCAACTCGAAGTCATTCTGGAAGAAGATGACCATGAATTCTCATTCCCAATTCAACAATCTCTCTCTACTCACATCTACAATGAAATCCAAGAACATCCACTACAACAAACACCTCAATCTTCAACAACTGATCTTGACAAACGAAGTAAGAAACTGGGTTCTCTTCACCGATGCAAAACTGCTCCAGCCATGGTGGTCCTTCGGGATCCCAAACATAAAACACCCCAAGTTCCTAAACCACAATCAGAGTCCAGCTCCATAATCAGACAAGCTGTTTTTTTGCTTTCTGTATACCTTTTACTTGGTGTTGCAATATATTCTTTCAACACGGATAATTTCTCGGGTGTGGAAACTCACCCAGTTGTTGATGCTCTCTACTTCTGTATTGTCACCATGTGCACTATTGGCTACGGTGACATCGCTCCTTTAACTCCTGCAACAAAAgtttttgcttgtttttttgTCTTGGTGGGATTTGGATTTATAGATATTTTACTAAGTGGGCTTGTGAATTATGTTCTTGATCTTCAAGAAAACATGATATTGACTAGCATACAAATGGGTAAAGCTGAAGAAGGATTTTctgcaaaaaattatattgttgaCGTGGCCAAAGGAAGGATGAGGATAAGACTGAAAGTTGGTTTGGCACTTGGCGTTGTGATTTTGTGTATTGGAGTGGGAACTTTAATCTTGTTCTTCGTGGAGGATCTTGATTTGCTTGATTCGGTTTATTTATCAGTTATGTCGGTGACTACAGTTGGGTATGGAGACAAGGCGTTTAAGACCTTACCAGGACGGTTATTTGCGGCAGTTTGGCTTCTGTTTTCGACCCTGATGGTAGCGAGGGCGTTTTTGTACTTGACTGAGGCAAGAATTGATAAGAGGCACAGGAGGATTGCTAAGTGGGCGTTGCACAGAGATATCACTGTTGAGGATTTGCTTGCTGCTGATATCAATAACAATGGCTTCATTAG CAAATCAGAATATGTTATCTACAAGCTGAAAGAGATGGGAAAGATTGGGGAGAAAGATATAATGCAGATTTGCAACCAGTTTAGCAAGCTTGATCCTAGCAACTTTGGGAAAATAACATTGCCTCGTCTTTTGGAGGATAGATTTTGA
- the LOC123224394 gene encoding uncharacterized protein LOC123224394, which produces MAEQLQVMFFLVNVYMIIVLTVVSSVKAKGYISAVGDPGMRRDGLRVGFEAWNFCNEVGQQAPGMGSPRAADCFDLLTKPGKCRKHRTSTHSGSSLEHKVSEADNKLGVGTSFPGLKPIAVNSTELYAAEKEKYLGSLCEVEDTPSPWQFWMVMLKNGNYDTTSGLCPQNGKKVPAFNPGRFPCFGSGCMNQPILSHQPTQLFNNGTMRGSFRGTYDLGANFSGGLDGISFYEVIWEKKVGAGSWAFKHKLKTSKKYPWLMLYLRADATKGFSGGYHYDTRGMLKTLPESPNFKVRLTLDIKQGGGPQSQFYLLDIGSCWKNDGRACDGDVLTDVTRYSEMIINPTTPAWCSPSSMKNCPPYHITLDNTKIYRNDTRNFPYGAYHYYCAPGNAQHFEEQVDTCDPYSNPQAQEILQLLPHPTWAAYGYPTKQGDGWIGDSRTWELDVGGLSSRLYFYQDPGTQPARRIWTSIDAGTEIFVSSIDEVAEWTLSDFDVLLT; this is translated from the exons ATGGCTGAGCAGCTGCAGGTGATGTTTTTCTTGGTAAATGTGTATATGATCATAGTGTTAACTGTTGTTTCTAGTGTTAAAGCTAAAGGCTACATCTCGGCTGTGGGTGACCCTGGAATGAGAAGAGATGGTTTGAGAGTCGGATTTGAAGCTTGGAACTTCTGCAATGAAGTTGGCCAACAAGCCCCCGGCATGGGCAGCCCAAGAGCTGCCGATTGTTTTGATCTATTGACTAAGCCTGGTAAATGTCGGAAACACAGGACCTCAACGCATT CAGGTTCTTCTCTTGAGCACAAGGTGTCGGAAGCCGATAACAAACTTGGGGTGGGCACTTCATTTCCCGGGCTGAAACCAATAGCTGTGAATAGCACAGAACTTTATGCGGCGGAGAAGGAAAAATACTTGGGTTCTTTATGTGAAGTAGAAGACACCCCAAGCCCATGGCAGTTTTGGATGGTAATGCTTAAAAATGGAAACTATGACACAACGTCTGGTTTGTGTCCTCAAAATGGGAAAAAGGTGCCAGCTTTTAATCCAGGAAGGTTTCCCTGCTTTGGAAGCGGATGTATGAATCAACCCATCTTAAGCCATCAGCCAACTCAACTATTCAATAATGGTACAATGAGAGGAAGTTTCAGAGGTACTTACGATTTGGGAGCTAATTTTAGCGGTGGACTTGATGGCATTTCTTTCTATGAGGTAATCTGGGAGAAGAAAGTGGGTGCTGGTAGCTGGGCCTTTAAACATAAGCTCAAGACTTCGAAAAAGTATCCATGGTTGATGCTCTACCTCAGAGCTGATGCTACCAAAGGATTCTCTGGAGGTTACCATTACGATACCAGAGGAATGCTCAAGACT CTTCCAGAGTCACCAAATTTCAAGGTCAGATTGACTTTAGATATCAAGCAAGGGGGAGGACCCCAGAGCCAATTCTACCTCTTAGATATCGGCAGCTGCTGGAAGAATGATGGTCGTGCCTGTGATGGAGATGTGCTAACAGATGTAACCAGATACAGCGAGATGATCATTAACCCCACAACTCCAGCTTGGTGCAGTCCTTCATCTATGAAGAATTGCCCACCTTATCACATTACTCTTGACAATACAAAGATTTACCGGAATGATACCCGCAACTTCCCATATGGAGCTTACCATTACTACTGTGCTCCTGGGAATGCCCAGCATTTTGAGGAACAAGTAGACACTTGTGACCCTTATAGCAACCCTCAGGCACAGGAGATTCTCCAGTTGTTGCCTCACCCCACATGGGCTGCATATGGCTACCCAACCAAACAAGGAGATGGTTGGATAGGGGACTCAAGAACTTGGGAGCTTGACGTTGGTGGCCTATCCAGTAGATTATACTTCTATCAG GATCCTGGTACTCAGCCTGCTAGAAGAATATGGACATCAATTGACGCCGGTACGGAAATTTTTGTTAGTAGCATAGATGAAGTGGCAGAGTGGACACTCAGTGACTTCGATGTTCTTCTCACATAG
- the LOC123223772 gene encoding uncharacterized protein LOC123223772, with amino-acid sequence MVKRKLVVICQSRGNFTTSSDGSLIYNGGEAHAITVSSETKFDELKSEMADMWKCDTKAVTMKYFLPNNNKTLITISSNKDIQRMIDFHEDSETVDIYVVKDDNPTTDVTPRPRNRPKKTTVAASVTPQNNSIIDVSVSGETGPLSTVTPQPSNAGNLLLLNNLNLEVANYGDADQQELLKIWKNGITGLHQQFNSVHEFREVLGKYSIAHGFAYSYKKNEGRRVTVHCKGEGCPWRIHAARVATTQLFRIRKINETHTCGAGTESAYRPPASRKIVASIVREKLLETPNSKPREIAEEIRRDLGIELKYCQAWRGMETARKQLQGSCKDSYNQLPWLCQKIVETNPGSMVNLNTREDLSFHQFFVSFRASFVGFLNGCRPLIFLDTMTIKSKFQSELLTATALDGNDGFFPIAFAVVDVVNDAAWQWFLMQLKSVLATSQQITFVADRQMGLRQSIPLIFEHSYHGYCLDHLIEELKQHFVGTYTQEVVPVVIAHMQDAAQAATLDGFRKSIQSIKNISPEACDWIIRAEPEHWANALFEGSRYNHNVCDIANSFYSWVSELPVLPIVHVIDTIRSKIMELMYNCRVESNQWLTRLTPTFENKIQKEIFKAQSLQVLLGLSSSFEVHDSLGAMHVVNVDLWDCSCREWQLNGYPCSHAVAVLQHIGKDLYDYCSKYFTTEAFRLTYAESINPIPTADKHVHKDPTAVQVQPPPLIRLSGPPKKRRIRYKGVVKRPLRCSKCNGMGHNRATCHIFL; translated from the exons ATGGTTAAGAGAAAGCTTGTTGTTATATGTCAATCGCGTGGTAATTTTACCACATCCAGTGATGGTTCGTTGATATATAATGGTGGGGAGGCTCATGCTATCACTGTAAGCAGTGAAACTAAATTTGATGAATTGAAGTCAGAGATGGCGGATATGTGGAAGTGTGACACCAAAGCTGTGACTATGAAATATTTTCTCCCAAATAACAATAAGACGCTCATCACCATATCAAGCAACAAAGATATCCAACGCATGATTGATTTTCATGAAGATTCAGAAACCGTTGATATTTATGTGGTTAAAGATGACAATCCAACAACTGATGTCACACCTAGGCCTCGTAACAG GCCCAAAAAGACAACTGTTGCTGCGTCTGTTACCCCTcagaataattcaataattgatGTTTCTGTTTCTGGAGAAACTGGTCCACTCAGCACTGTGACTCCACAACCTTCTAATGCTGGGAACTTATTGCTACTTAATAACTTAAACCTGGAAGTTGCTAACTATGGGGATGCTGACCAGCAAGAACTGctgaaaatatggaaaaatgGCATAACTGGTTTGCACCAGCAATTTAATAGTGTTCATGAATTCCGTGAGGTTTTAGGTAAATATTCCATTGCTCACGGCTTCGCATACTCctataagaaaaatgaaggtAGGCGTGTAACTGTTCATTGCAAAGGTGAAGGTTGTCCTTGGAGGATTCATGCGGCAAGAGTGGCGACAACACAGTTATTTcgaattagaaaaataaatgaaacacaTACATGCGGGGCAGGTACTGAATCAGCATATCGTCCCCCGGCATCAAGGAAAATTGTGGCATCCATTGTTAGGGAGAAGTTGCTGGAAACCCCTAATTCTAAGCCAAGAGAAATTGCCGAAGAAATTCGTCGGGATCTtggaattgaattaaaatattgtcAAGCTTGGCGTGGGATGGAGACTGCGAGGAAGCAGCTTCAAGGATCATGTAAGGATTCATACAATCAGTTACCTTGGTTATGTCAGAAGATAGTGGAGACAAATCCAGGTAGTATGGTCAATCTCAATACAAGGGAGGACTTAAGCTTCCACCAATTCTTTGTTTCCTTTCGTGCCTCATTTGTTGGTTTCCTGAATGGTTGCCGCCCCCTTATTTTCCTTGATACTATGACTATTAAATCAAAGTTTCAGTCAGAGCTACTTACTGCTACAGCATTGGATGGGAATGACGGATTCTTTCCCATTGCTTTTGCTGTTGTAGATGTTGTGAATGATGCTGCTTGGCAATGGTTCTTGATGCAATTAAAATCTGTGTTGGCAACCTCCCAACAAATAACATTTGTGGCAGATAGACAGATGGGGCTAAGGCAGTCGATTCCCTTGATTTTTGAGCATTCTTACCATGGTTATTGCCTTGATCATCTAATAGAGGAGCTGAAGCAGCACTTTGTTGGAACATATACTCAGGAAGTGGTACCTGTGGTTATTGCTCATATGCAAGATGCAGCCCAGGCTGCTACACTTGACGGTTTTAGAAAAAGCATTCAGAGCATTAAAAATATCTCTCCTGAGGCATGTGATTGGATTATACGAGCTGAACCTGAACATTGGGCAAATGCACTGTTTGAAGGTTCACGATACAACCACAACGTGTGTGACATTGCCAACTCATTTTATAGTTGGGTGAGTGAGCTTCCTGTATTGCCAATAGTACATGTCATTGATACTATTCGCAGTAAGATCATGGAGCTGATGTACAATTGCAGGGTGGAGTCAAATCAGTGGCTGACAAGATTAACTCcaacttttgaaaataaaatacaaaaagagaTTTTCAAAGCACAGTCGCTTCAAGTTCTATTAGGACTGAGTAGTTCTTTTGAGGTTCATGACAGTCTGGGTGCAATGCATGTTGTGAATGTTGATCTCTGGGATTGTAGTTGCCGAGAGTGGCAACTGAATGGTTACCCATGTTCCCATGCTGTGGCTGTTCTTCAACATATTGGCAAGGATTTGTATGATTATTGCTCGAAATATTTTACCACTGAAGCTTTCCGGTTAACGTATGCAGAATCAATTAATCCCATTCCAACTGCAGATAAGCATGTGCATAAGGATCCTACAGCTGTTCAAGTACAACCTCCTCCTCTGATCCGTCTATCGGGCCCTCCTAAGAAGAGGAGGATACGGTATAAAGGTGTTGTTAAGAGACCACTTCGCTGCAGCAAGTGCAATGGAATGGGGCACAACAGAGCAACATGTCATATATTCTTATAG
- the LOC123223420 gene encoding uncharacterized protein LOC123223420: MHGDEARVLLGFPPNYRPTISQVKAAYRRKVWESHPDLFPLDKKPHAESKFKLISEAYTCLLSGARGEDPTSAPNVRVVRTGVPMANGGRRNHALIRIPFLLIILGTVGLGGFNAARAYRKQKEAYPSHNPFLP; the protein is encoded by the exons ATGCACGGTGATGAAGCCAGGGTGTTGCTAGGCTTCCCTCCCAATTATCGCCCCACAATCTCTCAG GTTAAAGCAGCTTATCGAAGGAAGGTATGGGAGTCTCATCCTGACCTTTTTCCACTTGACAAAAAGCCTCATGCTGAGTCTAAGTTCAAACTG ATTTCAGAAGCGTATACTTGCCTGCTCTCTG GTGCAAGAGGAGAAGATCCAACATCAG CTCCAAATGTGAGAGTAGTCAGAACCGGAGTACCGATGGCAAATGGGGGAAGAAGAAATCATGCATTAATTCGGATTCCTTTCCTTCTTATCATTTTAGGAACTGTTGGCCTTGGGGGATTTAATGCAGCCAG GGCATATAGAAAGCAAAAAGAGGCATATCCTTCGCATAATCCATTCCTTCCATGA